A region from the Lolium perenne isolate Kyuss_39 chromosome 4, Kyuss_2.0, whole genome shotgun sequence genome encodes:
- the LOC127348822 gene encoding uncharacterized protein, whose product MSNLAAKLKPMDADLELKPALLVHLVMSSLPQQFDIFVVNYNMNPEKWDIENTIAMCVQEEDRLKAQNGGSINYVKDNKKRPFTPSNNGSPSKQYGKAPMQHHQKFQHRPFPVNKDQCLHCQKTGHYKKDCPAFLKELMAKKGIPFDEDYEKRRRMR is encoded by the exons ATGAGCAACCTAGCTGCAAAGCTGAAGCCCATGGATGCTGACCTGGAGCTGAAGCCTGCACTTCTGGTTCACTTGGTGATGTCTTCATTGCCACAACAGTTTGACATCTTTGTTGTCAATTACAACATGAACCCTGAGAAATGGGACATTGAAAATACCATTGCCATGTGTGTGCAAGAGGAGGACAGGCTCAAGGCACAAAATGGAGGTTCCATAAATTATGTGAAGGACAATAAGAAAAGGCCCTTCACACCGAGCAACAATGGCTCTCCTTCAAAGCAATATGGTAAAGCCCCAATGCAGCATCATCAGAAGTTCCAGCACAGGCCATTTCCAGTGAACAAAGATCAGTGTCTTCACTGTCAGAAGACTGGGCACTACAAGAAAGACTGCCCTGCTTTTCTGAAAGAATTAATGGCAAAGAAAG GGATTCCATTCGACGAGGACTACGAAAAGAGGCGAAGGATGCGTTGA